One Micromonospora sp. FIMYZ51 genomic window carries:
- the mtrA gene encoding MtrAB system response regulator MtrA, with protein sequence MRARVLVVDDDPALAEMLGIVLRSEGFMPSFVADGERALAAFRDNRPDIVLLDLMLPGMSGIDVARAIRAESGVPIVMLTAKSDTVDVVLGLESGADDYVVKPFKPKELVARMRARLRRGEDAAPELLTIGPPGNQIAIDVPAHTVSRNGEEVKLTPLEFDLLVALARKPRQVFTREVLLEQVWGYRHAADTRLVNVHVQRLRAKIEPDPERPEIILTVRGVGYKAGTG encoded by the coding sequence ATGAGAGCCCGGGTACTGGTGGTCGACGACGACCCCGCGCTCGCCGAGATGCTCGGCATCGTGCTGCGCAGCGAAGGTTTCATGCCGTCCTTCGTGGCGGACGGGGAACGGGCCCTGGCCGCGTTCCGCGACAACCGGCCCGACATCGTCCTCCTCGATCTCATGCTGCCCGGGATGAGCGGCATCGACGTGGCGCGGGCGATCCGGGCCGAGTCTGGGGTGCCGATCGTCATGCTGACCGCCAAGAGCGACACGGTCGACGTCGTGCTGGGCCTGGAGTCGGGGGCCGACGACTACGTGGTGAAGCCGTTCAAGCCCAAGGAGTTGGTGGCCCGGATGCGGGCCCGGCTGCGGCGGGGCGAGGACGCGGCGCCGGAGTTGCTCACCATCGGCCCGCCCGGCAACCAGATCGCCATCGACGTGCCGGCGCACACCGTCAGCCGCAACGGCGAGGAGGTGAAGCTGACTCCGCTTGAGTTCGACCTGCTGGTCGCGCTGGCTCGCAAGCCGCGTCAGGTCTTCACCCGGGAGGTGCTGCTGGAGCAGGTCTGGGGATACCGGCACGCGGCGGACACCCGGCTGGTGAACGTGCACGTGCAGCGGCTGCGCGCCAAGATCGAGCCAGATCCGGAGCGGCCGGAAATCATCCTCACCGTGCGGGGCGTGGGCTACAAGGCGGGTACCGGATAG
- the mtrB gene encoding MtrAB system histidine kinase MtrB produces MTTSPIPDLDKTSRRRGAGWELWRGLSGRGARLVAGLHQTWRRSLQLRVVTITLVVSSLLVGGFAYLIADKITNILLDNAKTDVQLRLTSGAEYAAKQFSLYSQPQEAQLQETIDGTVNYLAGGGQQQTSGLVVALTADASGEMIEPRSSPAVNFQPLISPELRAAVSGGNVANQIRTGRLGDDGSATKYLVYGSPVPTRFGQVELYYFVPLTLQDTTAGQARATVVATGVALVLLLGVLAALVTRLVVTPVRVAARTAQRLSAGLLDQRMAVNGEDDLALLAASFNQMATNLQRQILRLEEMSRLQRRFTSDVSHELRTPLTTVRMAADLIFAERDGFEPAVARSAELLQAELDRFEELLTDLLEISRFDAGFAVLDAEPTDLVPVVHRVVDRLAGLAERVGVQVELDVPAAPVIAEIDPRRVERVLRNLVGNAVEHGEGRPVRIALGMDETAVAITVRDHGVGLKPGEEKLVFNRFWRADPSRARQTGGTGLGLSISLEDARLHGGWLEAWGAPGQGAQFRLTLPARAGDRLTTSPLRLVPADATPPFGAATGNGLLAIGPGPGGALPIVRQPASSDTPTSGPERPAEVGS; encoded by the coding sequence GTGACCACCTCCCCGATTCCGGATCTTGACAAGACCTCCCGCCGGCGCGGCGCCGGCTGGGAGCTGTGGCGTGGGCTCAGCGGTCGGGGTGCCCGGCTGGTCGCCGGCCTGCACCAGACCTGGCGGCGCTCGTTGCAGCTGCGTGTGGTGACCATCACACTTGTGGTGTCGAGTCTGCTGGTGGGCGGTTTCGCGTACCTGATCGCCGACAAGATCACCAACATCCTGCTGGACAACGCCAAGACGGACGTCCAGCTGCGGCTGACCAGCGGCGCGGAGTACGCGGCCAAGCAGTTCAGCCTCTACAGCCAGCCGCAGGAGGCGCAGCTCCAGGAAACCATCGACGGCACGGTCAACTATCTGGCCGGCGGCGGTCAGCAGCAGACCAGCGGCCTGGTGGTGGCCCTCACCGCCGACGCCTCCGGCGAGATGATCGAGCCGCGCAGCTCGCCGGCGGTGAACTTCCAACCGCTGATCAGCCCGGAACTGCGCGCCGCGGTGTCCGGCGGCAACGTGGCCAACCAGATCCGTACCGGACGGCTCGGCGACGACGGGAGCGCGACGAAGTACCTCGTCTACGGCTCGCCGGTGCCGACCCGATTCGGGCAGGTGGAGCTCTACTACTTCGTACCGCTGACGTTGCAGGACACCACGGCCGGTCAGGCGCGGGCCACCGTGGTGGCCACCGGGGTGGCCCTGGTGCTGCTGCTCGGCGTGCTCGCCGCGTTGGTCACCCGGCTCGTGGTGACCCCGGTGCGGGTGGCCGCCCGGACCGCCCAGCGGCTCTCGGCCGGGCTGCTCGACCAGCGGATGGCGGTCAACGGCGAGGACGACCTGGCCCTGCTCGCCGCGTCGTTCAACCAGATGGCCACCAACCTGCAACGGCAGATCCTCCGCCTGGAGGAGATGTCACGGTTGCAGCGCCGGTTCACCTCCGACGTCTCGCACGAGCTGCGGACCCCGCTGACCACGGTACGGATGGCGGCCGACCTGATCTTCGCCGAGCGGGACGGGTTCGAGCCGGCGGTGGCCCGCAGCGCCGAGCTGCTCCAGGCCGAGCTGGACCGGTTCGAGGAGCTGCTTACCGACCTGCTGGAGATCAGCCGGTTCGACGCGGGTTTCGCGGTGCTCGACGCCGAGCCGACCGACCTGGTGCCGGTGGTGCATCGGGTGGTGGACCGGCTCGCCGGGCTGGCCGAGCGGGTCGGTGTGCAGGTGGAGTTGGATGTCCCCGCCGCCCCGGTGATCGCCGAGATCGACCCGCGCCGGGTCGAGCGGGTGCTGCGCAACCTGGTCGGCAACGCCGTCGAGCACGGCGAAGGCCGGCCGGTGCGGATCGCCCTGGGGATGGACGAGACGGCCGTCGCGATCACCGTCCGCGACCACGGTGTGGGGCTCAAGCCGGGCGAGGAGAAGCTGGTCTTCAACCGGTTCTGGCGGGCCGACCCGTCGCGGGCCCGGCAGACCGGCGGAACCGGGCTGGGGCTGTCGATCAGCCTGGAGGACGCCCGGTTGCACGGCGGCTGGCTTGAGGCGTGGGGCGCACCCGGCCAGGGTGCCCAGTTCCGGCTCACGCTGCCAGCGCGGGCCGGTGACCGGCTCACCACCTCGCCCCTGCGCCTGGTGCCGGCGGACGCGACCCCGCCGTTCGGCGCAGCGACCGGCAACGGCCTGTTGGCCATCGGTCCCGGCCCGGGTGGTGCGCTCCCGATCGTCCGGCAGCCCGCGTCGAGTGACACCCCGACCAGCGGCCCCGAGCGGCCCGCGGAGGTGGGTTCGTGA
- a CDS encoding LpqB family beta-propeller domain-containing protein, with protein sequence MSRRLLSGVLAGTLMLAGLGGCGIPENTDVQIEQRGPAAETSWSSGRGTEPPTRTASGSDAEAFVRNFLAAAAGEPDRAYDRVKQFIAPTDREGLQDKPGSEVALSVVRLTDDPVIEPDVDSMKVTITVQQVGLLRANGVLTPPLATETTYEFRLVNAGPAGQDDIGFYVSDPPNLLLLSDEALRRFYEAKSIYFWNSDRTRLVPDQRYLSSAVPAERRVSEVVRWLTGGPSEWLRIGVSGLPDRTEMINNATGSDGRWEVNLDMPGVDDQRLEQLATQLAWSLRDLDLDGTLEIKILNQPRKLVDLGEQRSNNQLYRFEEGAQRFCVYEGAIHALAVANELPGMVPVAAEVNRDVVSAGLRRAGGEVLAALVIAGESGRQRLAVGRGQGTVQNFATSESAHAAIGRPVWIRTDGRPSGLVVVDGGLYRFDDQAVLRPVSIGVPGRVSAVAAALDGHRIAVIIGGVLHVAAIGWEGGVPTVGPVRRLVVSLVNPTAVDWAGENRLVVAGSAGRPAIYDVSVDGALETRLREDTGAAATQLSAVPAQLAPPAGSFMYEANRVAYRSNPFQRLEREHVQNVTPPPAGVRAGYPTAPFFLY encoded by the coding sequence GTGAGCCGTCGCCTGCTCAGTGGCGTGCTCGCCGGCACGCTGATGCTGGCGGGCCTGGGCGGCTGCGGCATCCCCGAGAACACCGACGTCCAGATCGAGCAGCGTGGACCGGCCGCCGAGACCAGCTGGTCGTCGGGGCGGGGCACCGAACCGCCCACCCGCACGGCCAGTGGCAGCGACGCCGAGGCGTTCGTGCGCAACTTCCTGGCCGCGGCGGCCGGCGAGCCGGATCGGGCGTACGACCGGGTCAAGCAGTTCATCGCGCCGACCGACCGGGAGGGGTTGCAGGACAAGCCGGGCAGCGAGGTGGCGCTGTCGGTGGTACGCCTCACCGACGATCCGGTGATCGAGCCGGACGTGGACAGCATGAAGGTCACCATCACGGTGCAACAGGTCGGGTTGCTGCGGGCCAACGGCGTCCTGACCCCACCGCTGGCCACCGAGACGACGTACGAGTTCCGGCTGGTCAACGCCGGTCCGGCGGGCCAGGACGACATCGGCTTCTACGTCAGCGACCCGCCCAACCTGCTGCTGCTCAGCGACGAGGCGCTGCGCCGCTTCTACGAGGCCAAGTCGATCTACTTTTGGAATTCCGATCGCACCCGGCTGGTGCCGGACCAGCGCTATCTCTCCTCGGCGGTGCCGGCGGAGCGTCGGGTGAGCGAGGTGGTCCGATGGCTGACCGGGGGCCCCTCCGAATGGCTGCGGATCGGCGTCTCCGGCCTGCCCGACCGGACCGAGATGATCAACAACGCGACCGGTTCGGATGGGCGCTGGGAGGTCAACCTCGACATGCCCGGCGTCGACGACCAGCGCCTGGAGCAACTCGCCACCCAGCTGGCCTGGTCGCTGCGCGACCTGGATCTGGACGGCACGCTGGAGATCAAGATCCTGAACCAGCCTCGCAAGCTGGTCGACCTCGGTGAGCAGCGGTCGAACAACCAGCTGTACCGCTTCGAGGAAGGCGCCCAGCGGTTCTGCGTCTACGAGGGGGCGATCCACGCGCTCGCGGTGGCAAATGAGCTGCCCGGCATGGTTCCGGTGGCCGCCGAGGTGAACCGTGACGTGGTCTCCGCAGGGCTGCGCCGTGCTGGTGGGGAGGTGCTGGCCGCGCTGGTGATCGCCGGGGAGAGCGGTCGACAGCGACTCGCCGTCGGTCGTGGCCAGGGCACGGTGCAGAACTTCGCCACAAGCGAGTCCGCGCACGCCGCGATCGGCCGGCCGGTCTGGATCCGTACCGACGGTCGACCCTCGGGGCTGGTGGTCGTCGACGGCGGCCTCTACCGCTTCGACGACCAGGCGGTGCTGCGGCCGGTGTCGATCGGCGTACCCGGTCGGGTCAGCGCGGTGGCGGCCGCCCTGGACGGGCACCGGATCGCCGTGATCATCGGCGGTGTGCTGCACGTCGCCGCGATCGGTTGGGAGGGCGGTGTGCCCACGGTCGGCCCGGTCCGACGGCTGGTCGTCTCCCTGGTCAACCCGACGGCGGTGGACTGGGCGGGGGAGAACCGGCTCGTGGTGGCGGGATCGGCCGGTCGCCCGGCGATCTACGACGTCAGCGTCGACGGTGCCCTGGAGACCCGGCTGCGGGAGGACACCGGCGCGGCGGCCACCCAGTTGAGCGCCGTACCCGCCCAGCTCGCCCCGCCCGCCGGCTCGTTCATGTACGAGGCCAACCGGGTCGCCTACCGCAGCAACCCCTTCCAACGGCTGGAGCGGGAACACGTCCAGAACGTCACCCCGCCCCCGGCCGGAGTACGTGCGGGCTACCCCACCGCTCCCTTCTTCCTCTACTGA